One genomic segment of Burkholderia pyrrocinia includes these proteins:
- the ruvC gene encoding crossover junction endodeoxyribonuclease RuvC translates to MRILGIDPGLRVTGFGVIDVSGHRLAYVTSGVIRTPTADLATRLGTIFQGVSTIVREHAPDQAAIEKVFVNVNPQSTLLLGQARGAAICGLVAGGLPVAEYTALQLKQAVVGYGRATKTQMQEMVTRLLNLSGQPGSDAADALGMAICHAHGGNTLSTLGGLAPALAKKGLRVRRGRLVG, encoded by the coding sequence ATGCGAATTCTCGGCATCGACCCCGGCCTGCGCGTCACCGGCTTCGGCGTCATCGACGTCAGCGGCCACCGGCTCGCCTATGTCACGAGCGGCGTGATCCGCACGCCGACGGCCGACCTGGCCACCCGGCTCGGCACGATCTTCCAGGGCGTGTCGACGATCGTGCGCGAACATGCGCCCGACCAGGCCGCGATCGAAAAGGTGTTCGTCAACGTGAACCCGCAGTCGACGCTGCTGCTCGGCCAGGCACGCGGCGCCGCGATCTGCGGCCTCGTCGCGGGCGGCCTGCCGGTCGCCGAATACACGGCGCTGCAGCTCAAGCAGGCCGTCGTCGGCTACGGCCGCGCGACCAAGACGCAGATGCAGGAAATGGTCACGCGGCTGCTCAACCTCTCCGGCCAACCGGGTTCCGACGCGGCCGACGCACTCGGCATGGCGATCTGCCATGCGCACGGCGGCAACACGCTCAGCACGCTCGGCGGCCTCGCGCCGGCGCTCGCGAAAAAAGGGCTGCGCGTGCGGCGCGGGCGACTGGTCGGCTGA
- the ruvA gene encoding Holliday junction branch migration protein RuvA has protein sequence MIGRIAGILLEKNPPHLLVDCNGVGYEIDVPMSTFYNLPQTGERVVLLTQQIVREDAHLLYGFLTQQERTTFRELLKITGIGARMALAVLSGMSVQELAQAVTMQDAARLTRLPGIGKKTAERLLLELKGKLGADLGALAGAASPSDHATDILNALLALGYSEKEGLAAIKNVPAGTGVSEGIKLALKSLSKA, from the coding sequence ATGATCGGTCGCATCGCCGGCATCCTGCTCGAAAAGAACCCGCCTCATCTGCTCGTCGACTGCAACGGCGTCGGCTACGAAATCGACGTGCCGATGAGCACCTTCTACAACCTGCCGCAAACAGGCGAGCGCGTCGTGCTGCTCACGCAGCAGATCGTCCGCGAGGACGCGCACCTGCTGTACGGCTTCCTGACGCAGCAGGAACGCACGACCTTCCGCGAGCTGCTGAAGATCACCGGCATCGGCGCACGCATGGCGCTCGCCGTGCTGTCCGGCATGAGCGTGCAGGAGCTCGCGCAGGCCGTGACGATGCAGGACGCCGCGCGCCTCACGCGCCTGCCCGGCATCGGCAAGAAGACGGCCGAGCGCCTGCTGCTCGAGCTGAAGGGCAAGCTCGGCGCCGACCTCGGCGCGCTCGCCGGCGCCGCGTCGCCGTCCGACCACGCGACCGACATCCTCAACGCGCTGCTCGCGCTCGGCTACTCCGAAAAGGAAGGCCTCGCCGCGATCAAGAACGTGCCGGCCGGCACCGGCGTGTCCGAAGGCATCAAGCTCGCGCTGAAGTCGCTGTCGAAGGCGTAA